From a single Miscanthus floridulus cultivar M001 chromosome 8, ASM1932011v1, whole genome shotgun sequence genomic region:
- the LOC136475033 gene encoding beta-1,2-xylosyltransferase XYXT1-like isoform X1 gives MKKTMNKLWPALAESKLAIALFAGLFVAAVTFLSVRTQFAVRGTNALLRGSSGDGGAGLPAPGEETSDHARPPLGEEIAPATATATSVAQVHPPLEPICDLSDRRYDGCEMWGDARTASGVNKSVVYFIPPPQQLATAAAATWSIRSQSRKIVGVREVIVRSLDASSLHEAPHCTVRRAVPAVVFALGGLTSNYWHAFSDVLVPLFTTARSFGGDVELLATGAGGQAWFIGKYDRVLRALSRYDVVDLDADGDVVRCYRHLVVGLRGHRDFDIDPARAPNGYDMLAFREFVRAGYSLPPPPPPPAATLPCKSGTKPRLMLILRGRTRRFVNEGAIMDAIERAGFEVACMNEAASWADVGAVAREVDACDVLVGAHGAGLTNMVFLRAGAVVVQVIPWGKMEPYGEGFFGAPAAHMGLRHVAYIIAAEESTLYDKYGKDHPVIADPDVFYRNGSNAKFYWREQNIRLNTTRFAPTLQMVKRMLRE, from the exons ATGAAGAAGACCATGAACAAGTTATGGCCGGCGCTCGCGGAGAGCAAACTCGCCATCGCGCTGTTCGCCGGCCTCTTCGTCGCGGCGGTGACCTTTCTCTCCGTGCGGACGCAGTTCGCAGTCCGGGGCACAAACG CTCTCTTGCGGGGCTCGTCGGGAGACGGCGGCGCAGGTTTGCCGGCGCCGGGGGAGGAGACGAGTGATCATGCACGGCCACCGCTAG GTGAAGAAATTgcaccggcgacggcgacggccacCTCTGTTGCGCAAGTGCATCCTCCACTGGAGCCGATCTGCGACCTCTCCGACCGGCGCTACGATGGGTGCGAGATGTGGGGCGACGCGCGCACGGCGAGTGGCGTCAACAAGTCGGTGGTCTACTTCatcccgccgccgcagcagctggCCACCGCCGCAGCGGcaacctggagcatccggtcgcaGTCCCGCAAGATCGTCGGCGTCCGCGAGGTGATCGTCCGTTCCCTGGACGCGTCCAGCCTCCACGAGGCGCCCCACTGCACGGTCCGCCGGGCCGTGCCGGCCGTGGTGTTCGCGCTCGGCGGACTCACGTCCAACTACTGGCACGCCTTCAGCGACGTGCTGGTGCCGCTCTTCACGACGGCGCGGTCCTTCGGAGGCGACGTCGAGCTCCTCGCCACCGGCGCCGGTGGCCAAGCATGGTTCATCGGCAAGTACGACCGCGTCCTCCGCGCGCTCTCGCGGTACGACGTGGTCGACCTCGACGCGGACGGCGACGTCGTGCGGTGCTACCGTCACCTCGTCGTCGGCCTCCGCGGCCACCGCGACTTCGACATCGACCCGGCGCGCGCCCCGAACGGCTACGACATGCTCGCGTTCCGCGAGTTCGTCCGGGCCGGCTACTCcctgccgccaccgccaccgccacccgcCGCCACGCTACCGTGCAAGTCTGGAACGAAGCCGCGGCTCATGCTCATCCTCCGGGGACGCACGCGGCGGTTCGTGAACGAGGGCGCGATCATGGATGCGATCGAGCGCGCCGGCTTCGAGGTGGCGTGCATGAATGAGGCGGCGTCCTGGGCGGACGTGGGCGCGGTGGCGCGCGAGGTGGACGCGTGCGACGTGCTCGTTGGCGCACACGGCGCCGGGCTGACCAACATGGTGTTCCTGCGCGCGGGCGCCGTGGTGGTGCAGGTGATCCCGTGGGGGAAGATGGAGCCCTACGGGGAAGGGTTCTTTGGCGCCCCGGCGGCACACATGGGGCTCCGCCACGTCGCCTACATCATCGCCGCCGAGGAGAGCACGTTGTACGACAAGTACGGCAAGGACCACCCGGTGATCGCCGACCCCGATGTGTTCTACCGGAACGGCAGCAACGCGAAGTTCTACTGGCGGGAGCAGAACATCCGGCTCAACACCACCAGGTTCGCGCCAACGCTGCAGATGGTGAAGCGGATGCTGCGAGAGTGA
- the LOC136475033 gene encoding beta-1,2-xylosyltransferase XYXT1-like isoform X4 — translation MWGDARTASGVNKSVVYFIPPPQQLATAAAATWSIRSQSRKIVGVREVIVRSLDASSLHEAPHCTVRRAVPAVVFALGGLTSNYWHAFSDVLVPLFTTARSFGGDVELLATGAGGQAWFIGKYDRVLRALSRYDVVDLDADGDVVRCYRHLVVGLRGHRDFDIDPARAPNGYDMLAFREFVRAGYSLPPPPPPPAATLPCKSGTKPRLMLILRGRTRRFVNEGAIMDAIERAGFEVACMNEAASWADVGAVAREVDACDVLVGAHGAGLTNMVFLRAGAVVVQVIPWGKMEPYGEGFFGAPAAHMGLRHVAYIIAAEESTLYDKYGKDHPVIADPDVFYRNGSNAKFYWREQNIRLNTTRFAPTLQMVKRMLRE, via the coding sequence ATGTGGGGCGACGCGCGCACGGCGAGTGGCGTCAACAAGTCGGTGGTCTACTTCatcccgccgccgcagcagctggCCACCGCCGCAGCGGcaacctggagcatccggtcgcaGTCCCGCAAGATCGTCGGCGTCCGCGAGGTGATCGTCCGTTCCCTGGACGCGTCCAGCCTCCACGAGGCGCCCCACTGCACGGTCCGCCGGGCCGTGCCGGCCGTGGTGTTCGCGCTCGGCGGACTCACGTCCAACTACTGGCACGCCTTCAGCGACGTGCTGGTGCCGCTCTTCACGACGGCGCGGTCCTTCGGAGGCGACGTCGAGCTCCTCGCCACCGGCGCCGGTGGCCAAGCATGGTTCATCGGCAAGTACGACCGCGTCCTCCGCGCGCTCTCGCGGTACGACGTGGTCGACCTCGACGCGGACGGCGACGTCGTGCGGTGCTACCGTCACCTCGTCGTCGGCCTCCGCGGCCACCGCGACTTCGACATCGACCCGGCGCGCGCCCCGAACGGCTACGACATGCTCGCGTTCCGCGAGTTCGTCCGGGCCGGCTACTCcctgccgccaccgccaccgccacccgcCGCCACGCTACCGTGCAAGTCTGGAACGAAGCCGCGGCTCATGCTCATCCTCCGGGGACGCACGCGGCGGTTCGTGAACGAGGGCGCGATCATGGATGCGATCGAGCGCGCCGGCTTCGAGGTGGCGTGCATGAATGAGGCGGCGTCCTGGGCGGACGTGGGCGCGGTGGCGCGCGAGGTGGACGCGTGCGACGTGCTCGTTGGCGCACACGGCGCCGGGCTGACCAACATGGTGTTCCTGCGCGCGGGCGCCGTGGTGGTGCAGGTGATCCCGTGGGGGAAGATGGAGCCCTACGGGGAAGGGTTCTTTGGCGCCCCGGCGGCACACATGGGGCTCCGCCACGTCGCCTACATCATCGCCGCCGAGGAGAGCACGTTGTACGACAAGTACGGCAAGGACCACCCGGTGATCGCCGACCCCGATGTGTTCTACCGGAACGGCAGCAACGCGAAGTTCTACTGGCGGGAGCAGAACATCCGGCTCAACACCACCAGGTTCGCGCCAACGCTGCAGATGGTGAAGCGGATGCTGCGAGAGTGA
- the LOC136475033 gene encoding alpha-1,3-arabinosyltransferase XAT3-like isoform X3, with the protein MTPRTSLGEEIAPATATATSVAQVHPPLEPICDLSDRRYDGCEMWGDARTASGVNKSVVYFIPPPQQLATAAAATWSIRSQSRKIVGVREVIVRSLDASSLHEAPHCTVRRAVPAVVFALGGLTSNYWHAFSDVLVPLFTTARSFGGDVELLATGAGGQAWFIGKYDRVLRALSRYDVVDLDADGDVVRCYRHLVVGLRGHRDFDIDPARAPNGYDMLAFREFVRAGYSLPPPPPPPAATLPCKSGTKPRLMLILRGRTRRFVNEGAIMDAIERAGFEVACMNEAASWADVGAVAREVDACDVLVGAHGAGLTNMVFLRAGAVVVQVIPWGKMEPYGEGFFGAPAAHMGLRHVAYIIAAEESTLYDKYGKDHPVIADPDVFYRNGSNAKFYWREQNIRLNTTRFAPTLQMVKRMLRE; encoded by the exons ATGACACCGCGCACAAGTCTCG GTGAAGAAATTgcaccggcgacggcgacggccacCTCTGTTGCGCAAGTGCATCCTCCACTGGAGCCGATCTGCGACCTCTCCGACCGGCGCTACGATGGGTGCGAGATGTGGGGCGACGCGCGCACGGCGAGTGGCGTCAACAAGTCGGTGGTCTACTTCatcccgccgccgcagcagctggCCACCGCCGCAGCGGcaacctggagcatccggtcgcaGTCCCGCAAGATCGTCGGCGTCCGCGAGGTGATCGTCCGTTCCCTGGACGCGTCCAGCCTCCACGAGGCGCCCCACTGCACGGTCCGCCGGGCCGTGCCGGCCGTGGTGTTCGCGCTCGGCGGACTCACGTCCAACTACTGGCACGCCTTCAGCGACGTGCTGGTGCCGCTCTTCACGACGGCGCGGTCCTTCGGAGGCGACGTCGAGCTCCTCGCCACCGGCGCCGGTGGCCAAGCATGGTTCATCGGCAAGTACGACCGCGTCCTCCGCGCGCTCTCGCGGTACGACGTGGTCGACCTCGACGCGGACGGCGACGTCGTGCGGTGCTACCGTCACCTCGTCGTCGGCCTCCGCGGCCACCGCGACTTCGACATCGACCCGGCGCGCGCCCCGAACGGCTACGACATGCTCGCGTTCCGCGAGTTCGTCCGGGCCGGCTACTCcctgccgccaccgccaccgccacccgcCGCCACGCTACCGTGCAAGTCTGGAACGAAGCCGCGGCTCATGCTCATCCTCCGGGGACGCACGCGGCGGTTCGTGAACGAGGGCGCGATCATGGATGCGATCGAGCGCGCCGGCTTCGAGGTGGCGTGCATGAATGAGGCGGCGTCCTGGGCGGACGTGGGCGCGGTGGCGCGCGAGGTGGACGCGTGCGACGTGCTCGTTGGCGCACACGGCGCCGGGCTGACCAACATGGTGTTCCTGCGCGCGGGCGCCGTGGTGGTGCAGGTGATCCCGTGGGGGAAGATGGAGCCCTACGGGGAAGGGTTCTTTGGCGCCCCGGCGGCACACATGGGGCTCCGCCACGTCGCCTACATCATCGCCGCCGAGGAGAGCACGTTGTACGACAAGTACGGCAAGGACCACCCGGTGATCGCCGACCCCGATGTGTTCTACCGGAACGGCAGCAACGCGAAGTTCTACTGGCGGGAGCAGAACATCCGGCTCAACACCACCAGGTTCGCGCCAACGCTGCAGATGGTGAAGCGGATGCTGCGAGAGTGA
- the LOC136475033 gene encoding alpha-1,3-arabinosyltransferase XAT3-like isoform X2 produces the protein MPRVLRKNSLVHSSYARLTSKFRFLGITAKFLCFLFSTFAGEEIAPATATATSVAQVHPPLEPICDLSDRRYDGCEMWGDARTASGVNKSVVYFIPPPQQLATAAAATWSIRSQSRKIVGVREVIVRSLDASSLHEAPHCTVRRAVPAVVFALGGLTSNYWHAFSDVLVPLFTTARSFGGDVELLATGAGGQAWFIGKYDRVLRALSRYDVVDLDADGDVVRCYRHLVVGLRGHRDFDIDPARAPNGYDMLAFREFVRAGYSLPPPPPPPAATLPCKSGTKPRLMLILRGRTRRFVNEGAIMDAIERAGFEVACMNEAASWADVGAVAREVDACDVLVGAHGAGLTNMVFLRAGAVVVQVIPWGKMEPYGEGFFGAPAAHMGLRHVAYIIAAEESTLYDKYGKDHPVIADPDVFYRNGSNAKFYWREQNIRLNTTRFAPTLQMVKRMLRE, from the coding sequence ATGCCACGAGTTCTCCGAAAAAATTCATTGGTTCATTCTTCATATGCGCGTCTCACCAGCAAGTTCAGATTCCTAGGCATTACAGCTAAATTTCTCTGCTTTCTTTTTTCTACGTTTGCAGGTGAAGAAATTgcaccggcgacggcgacggccacCTCTGTTGCGCAAGTGCATCCTCCACTGGAGCCGATCTGCGACCTCTCCGACCGGCGCTACGATGGGTGCGAGATGTGGGGCGACGCGCGCACGGCGAGTGGCGTCAACAAGTCGGTGGTCTACTTCatcccgccgccgcagcagctggCCACCGCCGCAGCGGcaacctggagcatccggtcgcaGTCCCGCAAGATCGTCGGCGTCCGCGAGGTGATCGTCCGTTCCCTGGACGCGTCCAGCCTCCACGAGGCGCCCCACTGCACGGTCCGCCGGGCCGTGCCGGCCGTGGTGTTCGCGCTCGGCGGACTCACGTCCAACTACTGGCACGCCTTCAGCGACGTGCTGGTGCCGCTCTTCACGACGGCGCGGTCCTTCGGAGGCGACGTCGAGCTCCTCGCCACCGGCGCCGGTGGCCAAGCATGGTTCATCGGCAAGTACGACCGCGTCCTCCGCGCGCTCTCGCGGTACGACGTGGTCGACCTCGACGCGGACGGCGACGTCGTGCGGTGCTACCGTCACCTCGTCGTCGGCCTCCGCGGCCACCGCGACTTCGACATCGACCCGGCGCGCGCCCCGAACGGCTACGACATGCTCGCGTTCCGCGAGTTCGTCCGGGCCGGCTACTCcctgccgccaccgccaccgccacccgcCGCCACGCTACCGTGCAAGTCTGGAACGAAGCCGCGGCTCATGCTCATCCTCCGGGGACGCACGCGGCGGTTCGTGAACGAGGGCGCGATCATGGATGCGATCGAGCGCGCCGGCTTCGAGGTGGCGTGCATGAATGAGGCGGCGTCCTGGGCGGACGTGGGCGCGGTGGCGCGCGAGGTGGACGCGTGCGACGTGCTCGTTGGCGCACACGGCGCCGGGCTGACCAACATGGTGTTCCTGCGCGCGGGCGCCGTGGTGGTGCAGGTGATCCCGTGGGGGAAGATGGAGCCCTACGGGGAAGGGTTCTTTGGCGCCCCGGCGGCACACATGGGGCTCCGCCACGTCGCCTACATCATCGCCGCCGAGGAGAGCACGTTGTACGACAAGTACGGCAAGGACCACCCGGTGATCGCCGACCCCGATGTGTTCTACCGGAACGGCAGCAACGCGAAGTTCTACTGGCGGGAGCAGAACATCCGGCTCAACACCACCAGGTTCGCGCCAACGCTGCAGATGGTGAAGCGGATGCTGCGAGAGTGA
- the LOC136478208 gene encoding probable NOT transcription complex subunit VIP2: MSGLLNSNLNSSASNLPDSAGRPFTASFSGQSGSIPGFHHSGLHNTHGSYNLPSMPGSLAQRNAAMSGLLSSGVQQPGGSIPGRFPSNNLPVAMSQIPHAHSGVSGRGMNFGGGPAFSSSMNIGGNIQGLSGGSRNSVPGMSVSPSLGNSGPRITSSVGNIVSGSNIGRNISTGGLSVPSIASRMNLSGNAGSGSLNVQGSSRMMNGLLHQQASPQLINMLGSSYPTSGGSLSQNQIQAGNNSLSSMGMLHDASDTASFDINDFPQLSGRPSSAGGPQGQYGSLLKQGVGVNTIVQQNQEFSIQNEDFPALPGYKGNPSDYNAMELHHKKQLHENVPVMQSQQYPMARSGFNLGSSYLPNRQQHQQGVNSVQNAGSHNILLRPPSQTSGLGSYDQFLPQYQQPQPQNHFRFEQMSSAAHSYRDQIQKIQAGPTPPDPYGLLGLLGVIRMNDADLASLALGIDLTTLGLNLNSPDNLYKTFGSPWSNDPAKGDTDFRIPACYFSEQTPPLQPLLFQKFHILILFYIFYSMPRDEAQLYAANELYNRGWFYHKEVRLWFTRTANVEPLVKTHLYERGSYLCFDPEIWDSVRKDNFVLHYELVEKRPALPSIAQNVR; encoded by the exons ATGTCGGGCTTGCTGAAT TCAAACCTTAATAGTTCAGCATCAAATCTTCCAGACTCAGCTGGAAGGCCATTTACAGCATCCTTTTCGGGTCAATCTGGATCAATTCCAGGTTTCCATCATTCTG GCTTGCATAACACTCATGGAAGTTACAACCTTCCAAGTATGCCTGGATCACTTGCACAAAGGAATGCTGCCATGAGTGGTCTTCTGTCCTCTGGGGTTCAACAACCTGGAGGTAGCATTCCTGGGAGATTCCCTTCAAACAACCTTCCGGTTGCCATGTCTCAG ATTCCTCATGCACATTCAGGTGTCAGTGGTAGAGGGATGAATTTTGGCGGAGGTCCGGCATTTAGTAGCAGCATGAATATTGGTGGTAACATCCAAGGTTTATCCGGTGGTAGTCGCAATTCTGTTCCTGGGATGTCAGTATCTCCATCTTTAGGAAACTCGGGTCCACGGATCACAAGTTCTGTAGGAAATATTGTAAGTGGAAGCAATATTGGAAGAAATATAAGCACTGGTGGTTTGTCCGTCCCAAGTATTGCATCACGGATGAATCTGAGTGGCAATGCTGGGAGTGGTAGTCTGAATGTGCAAGGATCTAGTCGAATGATGAATGGCTTGCTTCATCAACAAG CATCTCCTCAGTTGATAAATATGCTTGGAAGTTCATATCCAACATCTGGAGGTTCATTATCGCAGAACCAAATTCAAGCAGGAAATAATTCTCTTAGTTCTATGGGGATGTTGCATGATGCCAGTGACACTGCTTCATTTGACATAAATGATTTTCCCCAATTGTCTGGCCGGCCTAGTTCTGCTGGTGGTCCGCAAGGACAATATG GGTCACTGCTCAAGCAAGGAGTTGGTGTTAACACCATTGTGCAACAAAACCAGGAATTCAGCATTCAAAATGAAGACTTCCCAGCTTTGCCTGGATATAAAG GTAACCCTTCGGATTATAATGCTATGGAGTTGCATCATAAGAAACAACTCCACGAGAATGTACCTGTAATGCAATCGCAGCAGTATCCT ATGGCAAGGTCAGGCTTTAACTTAGGAAGTAGCTACCTACCTAATCGTCAACAACACCAGCAAGGTGTCAATTCA GTCCAGAATGCCGGATCCCACAATATTTTACTGAGACCACCCAGTCAAACTTCTGGTTTGGGATCATATGATCAATTTCTGCCGCAATACCAGCAGCCGCAGCCTCAAAATCATTTCAGGTTTGAGCAGATGTCTTCAGCTGCACATTCATATCGGGATCAGATTCAAAAGATTCAGGCGGGACCAACACCACCTGATCCATATGGCTTATTAGGATTGCTGGGTGTTATAAGGATGAATGATGCTGATTTAGCATCTCTTGCTTTAGGAATAGATTTGACAACATTGGGTTTGAACTTGAACTCACCAGATAATCTATACAAGACATTTGGCTCACCCTGGTCGAATGACCCAGCAAAAGGAGACACTGATTTTCGAATTCCAGCTTGTTACTTCTCTGAGCAAACTCCACCACTACAG CCCTTACTTTTTCAGAAGTTTCACATACTAATACTATTTTACATCTTCTATAG CATGCCAAGGGATGAAGCTCAGCTGTATGCTGCCAATGAACT GTATAATCGGGGATGGTTTTACCATAAAGAAGTGCGCTTATGGTTCACAAGAACTGCAAATGTGGAACCTCTAGTCAAAACTCACCTCTATGAACGTGGATCTTACCTTTGCTTTGACCCAGAGATCTGGGATTCAGTCCGTAAG GACAACTTTGTTCTCCACTATGAACTGGTAGAGAAAAGGCCAGCCCTGCCTTCAATAGCACAAAACGTTAGATGA